The proteins below come from a single Procambarus clarkii isolate CNS0578487 chromosome 26, FALCON_Pclarkii_2.0, whole genome shotgun sequence genomic window:
- the LOC123756673 gene encoding ctenidin-3-like encodes MRFLSVLTVLAVMVAVAYGAPGIGYGRGIGGFGGGLGGFGGGLGGFGGGLGGFGGGLGGIGGGLGGYGGGLGGFRGGLGGFGGGLGGFGGGLGGFGGGFGGYRRRYGGYGYGR; translated from the exons ATG CGTTTCTTGTCAGTACTGACGGTGTTGGCCGTGATGGTGGCCGTTGCCTATGGTGCTCCAGGCATTGGATATGGTCGTGGCATTGGCGGCTTTGGGGGCGGCCTAGGTGGCTTTGGCGGCGGCCTAGGTGGTTTCGGTGGCGGCCTGGGTGGCTTTGGAGGCGGCCTTGGTGGCATTGGAGGCGGCCTGGGTGGATATGGAGGCGGCTTGGGTGGATTTAGAGGCGGCTTGGGTGGATTTGGAGGCGGCTTGGGTGGATTtggaggcggccttggaggatttGGTGGCGGTTTCGGTGGATACAGACGCCGGTATGGTGGATATG GTTATGGCAGGTGA